Proteins co-encoded in one Lineus longissimus chromosome 11, tnLinLong1.2, whole genome shotgun sequence genomic window:
- the LOC135495855 gene encoding neural-cadherin-like isoform X1 → MTSKHSDMAMIAIVICMVLCMPLEGAVVQRYLVPHDAQPGHVVTQLSNTVGQNFKILNKNLFSDFFTIDSVGKLVTTQDISSLAGKVSSFDIETISRTGTSRTVVHMHVQGARNSLVFPKHVYTGHVREHEPISTVVRDLKDLYVISQHGSSKVIFSIISGDGDKFGLKQSHTDGAEHLFVFTKDIFDRSVKSEYDLVVQAREYHRGIANVEIKILIDPDDTKGNHAPRFESTKYKATISEMTSPESLILFVRASDPDKQRIHYRFLTNPGPDFHLDGETGAISLGKEQVKPGVYLFDVIAVNDDGQRSKPVKVTLVVSGYAQPEGAVLRRSKRAVRTPIVKSVDEDTKGVLVTIPKVDAADRFALATSFPEFVLNAVTGNISLKAGQTLDYEKTTGYLINVKVTRIGDPNYLDTQEINLRITDINDTPPKFTNIPQEMIATVDPNALEGRIVYTLSATDREPGAKLEFVLVSEQRECANPPLCAGGANHFVVDKISGKVSLKRKEIAHGLTSFILAVRVTDVGANPPQATDAKLTIIVGDYPPQFYKTSYSFNFNERSSLSTKVGKIEAKSFNGKTIKYELTKEDDTASPNFRIDPGSGEISPLKVFHYETPPRMFKLKVTAKEDPRTVQQDGKPVMKQDTNSMGVEIHITDINNFAPEFPLSAYIVDKPIPELSTTIGTTVLEVQCVDLDAGKNAQLTFSVSDDHFMVESVNNKAIIKVAKKLDYDRLPDHTYKFTLTAVDNGTPQNTGTTKVYIPMANENDEAPVFLTSEANPRVDEDAASGTVIMSVQATDADGSQITYGFKGGQSNQIDSTGTFNIDKNTGRITLVKSVLKNKSFYTLTVVATDDGMCTGCTSPSTPLSSEGSYLVEVMDVNNHNPEFPDCSTYKPTVLENKLAGTSVTMNGKTLTAKDEDSGSNGMLQYSIKRPQDGSRISFNINETTGVLTTARMFDREAKDEAHFTITIRAADKGNPSLEGYCSFHVTVLDENDNMPFFLSTDVAYTMNTGAPTGPVFRVYAIDRDEGVNAKVTYHMLESDCEFSVNEDTGFVVLDKKITVAKVCKLKIEARDTRSATPPTKWNTPVTVTVTVSPTLTPPVWTTTDPNISLDENVALDTNVRNLSATGAVRYVVTSVTGPDFVYNQGSDTKSPFRMLDKQSYSELRTDDHLDYEKTKWYTVVVRASKDTAVYSDLVLNVTIIDQNDENPYYNKVLKNYKGSVAENTSPTNPVNPDDLIVMKLRATDADTLLPYRTITYTSHKELDYDKFSVDPKTGEIKAIVEFDREALFNGKMKTTYQIRVQAEDGAPSANCNPPVPQCPHNIDNVLVEILISDKNDNTPKFSAPQYSIEIPEDTKTGTSIFSVTAKDADESSTMRFSIIAGDPANVFEMRNDVGKVSVEGGIIYRESSGNIFVVQKLDYDTPPQEYNLTVRVFDGKFEDRTYVNIKLKDVNDNAPKFNPDIVTIDTITEKEPIPPGNPPSGGKFLVQMSATDVDKIDTTLKYSLQGEDMSYFYINPTDGKLYLIKTLNRENVDGSVRMWMVNAVATDAENHDGFAVVKFIVQDINDNDPIFIESTLKGSVKENSPVDTPALAVSAVDYDRGVNATVEYRIISMDPALVGGQPPFKKKDSNPLNGDIVTNVNTIDRDGPNGIPMIKVVIEAKDRGNPSRSATATATVTIEDVNDNDPKFIQNSYEVKIPENLPKDTAFFSISATDPDLSSQGHLSFTLDAESRKAFSIEDVPVTNSAIIKVYNPVLLNFEKPNFNDKVVVTVKDEDSRSATATVTVILLDVNDNVPTFTKPDQSVSMYENLPAGTEVAKFPAVDGDRGVNGEIMYGISIVTDPTRSLAIDSAGTITIAKPLDREAYPISTNSSEAGIMKVTVLAYDRGTPSNTGTGTLTISILDINDNWPQFKEPYHPVVMENSKPVVFVALIFAKDPDNSTNGAPFLFSEPANSPTKNDFTMKFEQGLDSGNGGGRINTERTFDREKQKYYLMPIVMADKLGLSGTNTLTVTIGDINDNDQTPGHKEITIYNYEGFICPKENVSCKFKEAYLGNAYAEDPDDWDMKDKRYSFAKDPGPYFRINATTGAIYLINYVHEGTYPMEIWVNDTVRGVQVVSTVNVNSFTIGSEPVYNAASFRLKGITAEQFIEQPKLAKTPPDPKAYGPSMYTLFRQEIAKILKTPVQFVEIFAVRNCGDEPNCCDIRYSAHGSPYYKQARMDGLMNDNKAAFNTLLKNNGHPTATMDMTPTDLCLKETCEAGCSNVLTVGSGPKVINTNSTSLVGVDTYITAKCECKLKDVSSAPIKCDAGSCFNSGTCQQRTDGFSCKCPVGFDGPRCQQTKHQFDNGWAWYPALKQCLDSHTSLSFVTSQDVGLILYDGPVRDPAGSIPPDFIAIELIGGYPKVTINHGSGSGSVLFDGKLQNGTQQIPKQSDGKWHRLDVFRQGKLVRVVLDLCQGAPIDESTSGSTQDRFACEKTFTTPGSNRFININQALQLGGRKDPNAKYPPGITNKGFKGCMKDLTHDGELYDLHIGAIGEHLNTKDGCPDEAAKCGGKCVNGKCVANLAGNLPNGKAFMCDCNPGFRGDFCNTATTEVQFAELENSVITWTLSQSWYNEWKNQFSSDIRVMFRTRQPIGVIMYFKSRDSINEFMQLRIRDYKLVFQYNFGINNRELSLPFVKASDGEWHSAHVQRFGRIVTLKMDIGEGKFYASTPGIPTDHQLTLLEGTVLGGADEYKDSCIQDPRYKHGWLPVLSNETSPYATIFASKGVSPGCPSSACAVKPNPCTLPYVCVDKWRLAACECPKGQVETTDPNTKVKTCVYVNPCLSQPCIRGVCVDLGKGAFKCNCEDGWESDLCNIKKEPVVVALATGAWVAILICILVLLVLVIIFVIWIRRKPTDTKLIMEIEPDDDIRENIVNYNEEGAGEEDFDGYDLSRLRKPRDPPEMPRREMAQPLGSGAPMGDEPDVGNYIDDRLDDADNDPNAPPHDTPIEFSHEGAGSSAGSLSSLQSSSSDEDQNYDYLNDFGPRFAKLADMYGGGED, encoded by the exons ATGACTTCAAAACACTCTGATATGGCAATGATTGCCATTGTTATCTGCATGGTCTTGTGTATGCCTTTAGAGGGCGCTGTCGTGCAGCGATACCTCGTACCACATGACGCTCAGCCAGGGCACGTAGTAACTCAGTTATCAAACACAGTCGGGCAGAATTTTAAAATTCTGAACAAAAATCTATTCTCGGATTTCTTCACAATTGACAGTGTTGGTAAACTGGTCACCACTCAGGATATCAGTTCATTAGCCGGCAAAGTGTCTTCTTTTGATATTGAGACTATAAGCCGCACTGGAACGTCGAGAACTGTAGTACACATGCATGTCCAGGGTGCACGCAATTCACTAGTCTTCCCCAAACACGTGTACACAGGGCATGTGCGAGAACATGAACCAATCTCAACAGTTGTGCGAGACTTAAAAGATCTCTATGTCATTTCTCAGCACGGAAGCAGTAAAGTTATATTTTCTATAATTTCTGGAGACGGTGATAAGTTTGGCTTGAAGCAAAGTCATACTGATGGTGCTGAACATCTATTCGTATTTACGAAAGACATTTTCGATCGAAGTGTTAAGTCGGAGTACGACCTTGTTGTACAGGCCAGAGAATATCATAGAGGAATTGCCAATGTAGAAATCAAGATACTGATAGATCCTGATGATACCAAGGGAAATCATGCGCCAAGATTTGAATCTACAAAATACAAAGCCACCATCTCTGAAATGACGAGTCCCGAATCCTTGATTCTGTTTGTAAGGGCATCTGATCCAGACAAACAgcgtatccattaccgattccTCACCAACCCGGGGCCTGATTTTCATCTTGATGGAGAAACTGGTGCAATTTCTCTGGGGAAGGAACAAGTAAAACCAGGTGTCTACCTGTTTGATGTCATTGCTGTAAATGATGATGGTCAGCGAAGTAAACCGGTTAAAGTTACCCTTGTTGTCTCTGGGTATGCTCAGCCTGAAGGTGCAGTCTTACGGAGATCCAAGCGTGCTGTCCGTACACCGATAGTTAAATCGGTGGACGAGGATACGAAGGGCGTTCTTGTGACGATCCCTAAGGTTGATGCTGCTGATCGTTTCGCCTTGGCTACGTCGTTCCCGGAATTTGTTTTGAATGCAGTCACAGGCAACATATCCCTGAAGGCAGGCCAGACACTTGATTATGAGAAAACAACTGGCTACCTGATCAACGTCAAGGTCACAAGGATAGGTGATCCCAATT ATTTGGACACCCAGGAGATCAACTTAAGGATCACAGACATCAACGACACCCCTCCTAAATTCACCAACATCCCCCAGGAGATGATCGCAACTGTTGACCCGAATGCCCTTGAAGGCCGTATTGTGTACACATTGTCAGCGACCGACCGTGAACCTGGGGCCAAGCTTGAATTCGTACTCGTCTCTG AACAGCGGGAGTGCGCCAACCCCCCCTTGTGTGCAG GCGGTGCGAACCATTTTGTCGTTGACAAGATAAGTGGAAAAGTCTCGCTAAAAAGGAAAGAAATTGCACATGGTCTGACATCGTTCATCCTGGCGGTGAGAGTGACGGACGTGGGTGCCAACCCTCCACAGGCAACAGATGCCAAGCTGACCATCATCGTTGGAGACTACCCACCTCAGTTCTACAAGACGAGCTATTCTTTTAACTTCAATGAGAGATCTTCTCTCTCGACTAA GGTCGGTAAGATTGAAGCCAAATCATTCAATGGAAAAACGATCAAGTACGAGTTGACTAAAGAAGACGACACAGCTTCGCCCAATTTTAGAATCGATCCTGGATCAGGAGAGATCTCCCCATTGAAGGTGTTCCATTATGAGACGCCGCCAAGGATGTTTAAGTTGAAAGTGACAGCCAAGGAAGACCCAAGAACAGTACAGCAGGATGGGAAACCAGTCATG AAGCAGGATACAAATTCTATGGGG GTTGAAATCCACATCACAGACATCAACAACTTTGCTCCGGAGTTCCCGCTGTCAGCGTATATCGTGGACAAGCCTATCCCAGAACTGTCGACTACCATTGGAACAACAGTCCTTGAAG ttcAATGTGTTGATCTCGATGCTGGTAAAAATGCGCAGCTGACGTTTTCAGTTAGTGACGACCATTTCATGGTCGAAAGTGTCAACAACAAGGCAATCATCAAAGTGGCCAA AAAATTGGATTATGACCGCCTGCCTGACCACACGTACAAGTTCACTCTGACGGCTGTTGATAATGGCACACCACAAAATACAGGAACTACCAAAGTTTACATACCCATGGCAAATGAGAATGATGAGGCACCAGTGTTCCTGACGAGCGAGGCTAATCCGCGGGTGGACGAGGACGCCGCTAGTGGTACCGTCATTATGTCTGTTCAGGCCACTGACGCTGATGGAAGTCAAATCACCTATGGCTTCAAAGGTG GTCAATCCAATCAAATAGATTCAACTGGGACTTTCAACATTGACAAAAATACTGGCAGAATCACATTAGTTAAGAGTGTCCTCAAAAATAAATCGTTCTACACCCTAACTGTGGTGGCCACTGATGATGGTATGTGTACTGGATGTACAAGCCCTTCTACACCTTTATCGTCGGAGGGGTCATACCTTGTTGAAGTGATGGATGTCAACAACCACAACCCGGAATTTCCCGACTGCTCAACGTATAAACCAACCGTGTTAGAGAATAAGCTAGCGGGAACTTCGGTCACAATG AACGGGAAGACGCTAACCGCTAAAGATGAGGACAGCGGCAGCAATGGCATGTTACAGTATTCCATCAAACGACCACAAGACGGCTCCAGGATTAGTTTCAATATCAACGAGACGACTGGCGTCCTGACGACAGCCCGaatgtttgaccgcgaggcAAAAGATGAAGCACATTTTACTATCACAATCCGAGCGGCAGACAAGGGCAACCCAAGTCTTGAAGGATATTGTTCCTTTCATGTGACCGTCCTggatgaaaatgacaacatGCCATTCTTCTTGTCAACAGACGTAGCTTACACGATGAATACGGGTGCCCCCACTGGGCCGGTTTTCCGTGTTTACGCCATAGATCGTGATGAAGGCGTTAATGCAAAGGTGACATATCACATGCTGGAGAGCGACTGCGAGTTCTCGGTGAATGAGGATACCGGTTTCGTTGTATTGGACAAAAAAATTACTGTG GCCAAAGTTTGCAAGCTTAAAATTGAGGCTCGTGACACGCGCAGTGCAACTCCACCTACGAAATGGAACACACCTGTTACAGTCACGGTGACAGTCTCTCCAACATTGACACCTCCAGTCTGGACAACCACCGACCCCAATATCTCTCTGGATGAAAACGTTGCCTTGGATACCAACGTCAGGAACTTGTCTGCAACTGGTGCTGTACGCTATGTCGTCACATCAGTGACCGGGCCGGACTTCGTGTATAACCAGGGAAGTGACACGAAGAGTCCATTCCGTATGTTAGACAAGCAGAGTTACTCGGAGCTGAGGACAGATGATCATCTTGATTATGAAAAGACGAAATGGTATACAGTTGTTGTCAGAGCTTCCAAG GATACTGCTGTCTACAGTGATCTTGTGTTGAACGTGACCATTATTGATCAAAACGATGAGAACCCCTACTACAACAAGGTTCTTAAGAATTACAAAGGAAGTGTTGCAGAAAACACCAGTCCTACGAACCCAGTCAATCCTGATGACCTGATTGTTATGAAACTCCGGGCGACTGATGCCGATACTCTCCTCCCATACAGGACCATCACATACACGAGTCACAAAGAGTTGGATTACGATAAATTCAGCGTTGATCCAAAAACTGGAGAGATAAAGGCGATTGTGGAGTTTGATCGCGAGGCCCTCTTTAATGGCAAGATGAAGACCACATATCAGATACGAGTACAAGCGGAAGATGGCGCACCGTCGGCTAACTGTAACCCGCCCGTGCCTCAATGCCCACATAACATTG ATAATGTTCTGGTGGAGATTCTCATCTCAGACAAGAACGACAACACCCCCAAGTTCTCGGCCCCACAGTACTCAATCGAAATACCTGAAGACACCAAGACTGGCACTTCAATCTTCAGTGTGACTGCCAAAGATGCCGACGAATCATCAACAATGCGCTTCTCCATCATTGCTGGTGATCCCGCCAATGTTTTTGAGATGAGAAATGATGTTGGAAAAGTGAGCGTAGAGGGTGGCATTATATATAGGGAGAGTTCAGGAAACatttttgtcgttcagaagctAGACTACGATACGCCACCTCAG GAGTACAACCTTACTGTGAGAGTATTCGACGGCAAATTTGAAGATAGGACATACGTCAACATTAAACTAAAGGATGTTAACGATAATGCGCCGAAGTTTAATCCAGATATTGTCACAATCGACACCATCACTGAGAAGGAGCCAATCCCACCTGGCAATCCTCCCTCTGGGGGAAAATTTCTCGTACAG ATGTCTGCTACAGATGTTGACAAGATTGACACTACACTCAAGTACTCCCTCCAAGGTGAAGACATGAGTTATTTCTACATCAATCCCACCGATGGCAAACTCTATCTAATAAAGACACTCAATCGTGAGAATGTAGACGGCAGTGTTAGAATGTGGATGGTCAATGCAGTCGCCACAGATGCTGAGAATCACGACGGCTTTGCGGTTGTTAAATTTATTGTTCAGGATATCAATGACAATGATCCGATCTTCATTGAGTCAACTCTAAAAGGTTCTGTGAAGGAGAACTCTCCTGTCG ATACTCCGGCTTTAGCTGTTTCAGCAGTTGACTATGACAGGGGTGTTAATGCTACCGTGGAATACAGGATCATCTCAATGGATCCAGCTTTGGTTGGTGGCCAACCCCCATTTAAGAAGAAGGATTCTAACCCACTGAATGGGGACATCGTCACAAATGTGAATACCATCGACCGTGATGGGCCAAATGGTATCCCGATGATCAAGGTTGTGATTGAAGCCAAGGATCGAGGGAATCCATCCCGCAGTG CCACTGCCACCGCCACAGTCACCATTGAGGATGTCAACGACAACGATCCGAAATTCATTCAAAACAGCTACGAGGTCAAGATTCCTGAAAACCTTCCCAAGGACACAGCTTTCTTCTCCATCTCGGCGACCGACCCTGACCTTAGTTCTCAAGGTCATTTGTCCTTCACCCTGGATGCAGAAAGTAGGAAGGCGTTCAGTATTGAAGATGTTCCTGTCACCAACTCGGCAATCATTAAAGTATACAACCCTGTt CTTCTCAATTTTGAGAAACCAAACTTCAACGACAAAGTTGTTGTAACGGTAAAGGACGAGGATAGCAGGTCAGCTACTGCGACGGTTACTGTCATATTGCTGGATGTCAATGATAACGTACCGACCTTCACCAAACCAGATCAGTCCGTTTCCATGTACGAGAACCTTCCAGCTGGAACTGAAGTGGCAAAGTTTCCGGCTGTAGACGGAGACAGGGGGGTGAATGGTGAAATTAT GTATGGTATTAGTATAGTAACTGATCCAACACGAAGTCTCGCCATTGATTCGGCTGGTACCATCACCATTGCAAAGCCCCTTGACCGTGAGGCATACCCGATCAGCACCAACTCAAGTGAAGCGGGCATCATGAAGGTCACTGTCCTCGCATACGACAGAG GCACCCCATCCAATACTGGCACTGGTACTCTTACCATCAGTATTCTAGATATAAATGACAACTGGCCCCAGTTTAAGGAACCCTACCACCCGGTCGTCATGGAGAATAGTAAACCAGTTGTCTTTGTTGCCCTCATCTTTGCAAAGGATCCCGACAACTCGACCAATGGAGCACCATTTTTGTTCTCGGAGCCTGCAAATTCTCCGACAAAGAACGACTTTACGATGAAATTTGAGCAAG GTCTCGATAGTGGAAACGGTGGAGGTCGTATCAATACCGAACGCACCTTCGATCGAGAGAAGCAGAAGTACTACTTAATGCCGATAGTGATGGCGGACAAGCTCGGTCTCTCCGGCACCAACACTCTTACAGTCACCATCGGGGATATAAACGATAACGACCAAACGCCCGGACACAAAGAGATCACCATCTATAATTACGAAG GGTTCATTTGCCCCAAGGAAAATGTTAGCT gCAAATTCAAGGAAGCTTACCTTGGCAATGCGTATGCTGAGGATCCagatgattgggacatgaaagATAAACGATATTCCTTTGCGAAGGATCCTGGACCATATTTTAG AATCAATGCAACAACTGGCGCCATCTATCTGATCAACTACGTCCATGAGGGAACGTACCCGATGGAAATCTGGGTCAATGATACTGTACGTGGTGTGCAAGTTGTCAGCACTGTGAATGTTAACTCATTCACCATCGGGAGTGAGCCTGTTTATAATGCTGCGTCATTCAGACTCAAGG GTATCACAGCTGAACAGTTTATCGAACAGCCAAAGCTCGCGAAGACTCCCCCAGACCCAAAGGCGTACGGTCCCAGCATGTATACACTCTTTAGACAAGAGATCGCCAAGATATTGAAAACACCAGTGCAATTCGTCGAGATCTTTGCGGTTAGGAATTGTGGGGATGAGCCAAATTGTTGTGATATCAGGTACTCGGCTCATGGTTCACCTTACTATAAACAGGCCAGGATGGATGGACTCATGAATGATAACAAGGCAGCC TTCAATACCCTTCTCAAAAATAACGGCCATCCCACTGCGACCATGGATATGACCCCGACTGACCTCTGCTTAAAAGAAACTTGTGAAGCAGGCTGCTCAAACGTGTTGACGGTTGGGTCAGGGCCTAAGGTCATCAATACGAACAGCACATCTCTGGTTGGCGTCGATACTTACATCACGGCCAAGTGTGAATGTAAACTCAAGGATGTATCGTCTGCTCCAATCAAGTGTGACGCTGGATCTTGTTTCAATAGTGGCACATGTCAACAGCGGACAGACGGATTCAG TTGTAAGTGCCCAGTCGGCTTTGATGGGCCTCGTTGCCAGCAGACTAAACACCAGTTCGACAATGGCTGGGCTTGGTACCCAGCACTCAAGCAATGTCTTGACAGCCATACATCTCTCTCCTTCGTGACCAGCCAGGATGTCGGTCTAATCCTCTATGATGGACCGGTGCGTGATCCCGCTGGTAGCATCCCTCCAGATTTTATCGCTATCGAGCTGATTGGAGGTTACCCCAAGGTCACCATAAATCATGGATCAGGATCGGGATCTGTCTTATTCGATGGCAAGTTACAGAATGGCACCCAGCAAATCCCGAAACAAAGTGATGGGAAGTGGCATCGTTTGGATGTCTTCAGACAAGGAAAG TTAGTGCGTGTCGTTCTTGATCTTTGCCAAGGCGCACCAATCGACGAGTCAACGTCTGGCTCCACGCAGGATCGCTTCGCGTGCGAGAAGACTTTTACCACGCCAGGATCAAACCGCTTCATCAATATCAACCAGGCGCTTCAGCTTGGTGGGAGGAAGGATCCAAACGCTAAATACCCCCCTGGTATCACCAATAAGGGATTCAAGGGCTGTATGAAAGATCTTACACATGACGGAGAG ttgtatgatcttcacattgGCGCGATCGGTGAGCACTTGAacaccaaagatggctgccccgACGAGGCGGCCAAGTGCGGTGGCAAATGTGTCAATGGAAAATGTGTTGCAAACTTGGCGGGAAATCTACCAAACGGAAAGGCTTTCATGTGTGATTGTAACCCTGGTTTCAGAGGAGACTTTTGCAATACAG CCACAACAGAAGTCCAATTTGCTGAGTTAGAAAACAGTGTGATCACATGGACATTGTCTCAATCGTGGTACAACGAATGGAAGAATCAGTTCTCGTCAGATATCCGTGTGATGTTCAGGACGCGCCAACCCATTGGTGTCATCATGTACTTCAAGAGTCGAGACAGCATCAACGAGTTTATGCAATTAAGA ATTCGAGACTACAAACTGGTGTTCCAGTACAACTTTGGCATCAATAACCGAGAGCTCTCGCTCCCCTTCGTGAAGGCATCAGATGGGGAATGGCACAGTGCCCACGTACAGAGGTTTGGCAGAATAGTCACGCTCAAGATGGACATTGGTGAAGGGAAGTTCTACGCATCGACACCAGGGATTCCCACTGACCATCAGTTGACATTGCTGGAGGGGACGGTCCTAGGTGGTGCGGATGAATataaagata GTTGTATTCAGGATCCCCGATACAAGCATGGCTGGCTGCCTGTGCTTTCTAATGAAACATCGCCATACGCTACAATATTTGCTTCCAAGGGTGTGAGTCCGGGATGCCCCAGCAGTGCGTGTGCCGTAAAACCGAATCCTTGCACTTTACCATATGTCTGTGTTGACAAGTGGAGGCTAGCAGCATGCGA GTGTCCAAAGGGCCAAGTTGAAACCACTGACCCGAACACGAAGGTAAAGACATGTGTTTACGTCAACCCTTGCCTGTCACAGCCATGTATCCGAGGGGTCTGTGTCGACTTGGGCAAGGGAGCGTTCAAGTGTAACTGTGAGGATGGATGGGAGAGCGACCTCTGCAACATCAAGAAAGAGCCAGTTGTTGTTGCCTTGGCAACCGGAGCATGGGTGGCCATATTGATCTGCATTCTGGTTCTTTTAG TTCTGGTGATCATCTTCGTCATCTGGATTCGCCGAAAGCCAACTGACACCAAGCTGATCATGGAGATCGAACCAGACGATGACATCCGTGAAAATATTGTCAATTACAATGAGGAGGGCGCAGGTGAAGAGGACTTCGATGGATACGACCTCTCTAGATTACGAAAGCCACGCGACCCACCAGAGATGCCCAGGAGAGAGATGGCACAGCCGCTGGGAT CTGGTGCCCCGATGGGTGATGAACCTGATGTTGGTAACTATATTGACGACCGTCTGGATGATGCGGATAACGACCCGAATGCTCCACCTCACGATACCCCAATCGAATTCAGCCACGAGGGCGCCGGCAGCTCAGCTGGATCTCTCAGCTCACTACAGTCAAGCAGCTCAGACGAGGATCAGAATTACGATTATTTGAATGACTTTGGTCCCCGATTTGCTAAGTTGGCCGATATGTATGGTGGTGGGGAGGATTAA